In Virgibacillus sp. NKC19-16, a single genomic region encodes these proteins:
- the yabQ gene encoding spore cortex biosynthesis protein YabQ, with translation MTLTVQFATMIAMVLGGFYLGIIQETFRRFTPYWKEKVIFSYVIEVSFWLTQTLILFYVLFRVNGGEIRVYIFAACLLGFAMYKVFAAGIYKRLLEGIIRVAAAIHRFCANVVQALIITPIMWIVKLVVSIVLWIAGLIGSILLFLFKLVYTPIKWIFLKLYGLLPEKIQNFLYKTAGIYSIMKNIYIKCRKYITFKRR, from the coding sequence ATGACACTAACCGTGCAATTCGCGACAATGATCGCCATGGTTTTAGGCGGCTTTTATTTGGGTATCATACAAGAGACGTTTCGGCGCTTTACCCCATATTGGAAAGAAAAGGTAATTTTTTCTTATGTCATAGAAGTTTCCTTTTGGCTCACCCAGACCTTGATTTTATTTTATGTTCTCTTTCGGGTAAATGGTGGTGAAATAAGGGTCTATATATTTGCGGCCTGTCTACTCGGTTTTGCTATGTATAAGGTATTTGCTGCTGGAATATATAAACGACTCTTAGAGGGAATTATCCGTGTAGCAGCAGCTATTCACCGATTTTGCGCTAATGTGGTACAAGCACTTATCATTACACCTATTATGTGGATCGTGAAGCTGGTTGTAAGTATTGTTTTATGGATAGCAGGCCTGATTGGTTCAATTCTTCTTTTCCTCTTTAAGCTTGTCTATACTCCAATAAAGTGGATTTTTCTGAAGCTATACGGATTGCTGCCAGAAAAAATACAAAACTTTTTATACAAAACAGCAGGAATTTATAGTATAATGAAGAATATATATATAAAATGCCGGAAGTATATAACGTTTAAGAGGAGGTAG
- a CDS encoding FtsB family cell division protein, producing the protein MSKREKTVTRLDSQYMQQYDAHMERQKRKKQRLIRRLVLFSIIAAIAIGSMTVYHIQQRALHAEKVEEYEQLEEELTSLQDQEKNYKEEIELLQDEEYVLDVARTNYFFSKEGELIFNLPEEEPSY; encoded by the coding sequence TTGTCTAAAAGGGAAAAAACGGTAACAAGATTAGACTCACAGTACATGCAGCAATACGATGCACATATGGAAAGGCAGAAACGAAAAAAGCAGCGTTTAATTCGTCGTCTTGTGTTATTTTCCATTATAGCAGCGATTGCTATTGGGAGTATGACAGTATATCATATCCAGCAGCGCGCCCTTCATGCGGAGAAAGTTGAAGAGTATGAGCAACTGGAAGAGGAACTGACTTCCTTACAGGACCAGGAAAAAAATTATAAAGAAGAGATCGAATTGTTGCAGGATGAGGAGTATGTATTGGATGTAGCTCGAACGAACTATTTCTTCTCAAAAGAAGGGGAATTAATCTTTAATCTGCCTGAGGAAGAGCCCTCTTATTGA
- a CDS encoding S1 domain-containing RNA-binding protein: MSIEVGSKLQGKVTGITNFGAFVELEEGKTGLVHISEVADSYVKDINEHLSVGEEVTVKVINVEKDGKIGLSIKKAKDKPKRPQNNRAQAENFESKMNRFLKDSEDRLASLKKHTESKRGGRGAKRG, from the coding sequence ATGTCAATCGAAGTAGGCAGCAAGCTGCAGGGAAAGGTAACAGGTATCACTAACTTTGGGGCGTTTGTTGAGCTTGAGGAAGGTAAAACCGGACTTGTCCATATTAGTGAGGTTGCAGACAGCTATGTTAAAGACATTAATGAACACCTTAGCGTCGGTGAAGAAGTTACAGTAAAAGTAATTAATGTCGAGAAGGATGGAAAAATTGGTCTATCGATTAAAAAAGCCAAAGATAAGCCAAAACGCCCACAAAATAACCGAGCGCAAGCGGAAAATTTTGAGTCAAAAATGAACCGCTTCCTCAAAGATTCTGAAGACCGTTTAGCCTCTTTGAAGAAGCACACGGAATCCAAACGCGGGGGTCGAGGTGCTAAAAGAGGATAG
- a CDS encoding DHA2 family efflux MFS transporter permease subunit, translating to MVMGAFVAILNQTLLNIALPVMIVDMGMSANAAQSLTTIFMLVNGILIPITAFLMEKFTTRHLFLTAMSLFALGTLICGISFSFPSLLAGRIVQAAGAGIMMPLLMNVILSLFPIEKRGSAMGMIGLAMMFAPAIGPTLSGLVVQSFSWRVLFFIVLPIAIIDIILAYFLLRNVTKISNPKVDYKSIILSTFAFGGLLYGFSSAGEMGWGSPQVFIPLGIGMIVMVFFVMRQLRLETPMLEFRVFKYNMFSLTTVISVVVTMAMFAAMILIPIYLQNIRGFSPLESGLLLLPGAIIAAIMSPITGALFDRIGAKPLALVGLGLTAVTTLLFANLTDETGYYFMMFAYTMRMVGISMIMMPIMTAGLNQLPRRLYSHGTAMANTLRQMSGSIGTAFLVTVMSSQTAKHVTDLMPSGTPTESQLVNIENLATIQGINDSFMVATVFAMIGFILSFFIKKTKPVEEDEEYYREVASKKERNMHVTRKVGYENR from the coding sequence ATGGTCATGGGAGCTTTTGTTGCTATTTTAAACCAGACGCTCCTGAACATCGCTCTGCCGGTTATGATTGTTGATATGGGGATGTCAGCCAATGCCGCGCAATCATTAACAACCATTTTTATGCTGGTAAACGGGATTTTAATTCCTATTACCGCTTTTTTAATGGAGAAATTTACAACAAGACACCTTTTCTTGACTGCCATGTCCCTATTTGCACTTGGAACCCTGATTTGCGGGATATCCTTTTCGTTCCCGTCTCTTCTTGCAGGACGGATCGTGCAGGCGGCAGGTGCCGGAATTATGATGCCGTTATTAATGAATGTTATCTTAAGTCTATTTCCTATTGAAAAACGTGGATCTGCGATGGGAATGATTGGTCTTGCAATGATGTTCGCCCCGGCAATCGGGCCTACACTTTCCGGACTTGTCGTGCAATCATTTTCCTGGCGTGTATTATTTTTCATCGTATTGCCAATCGCAATTATTGATATCATCCTTGCATACTTCTTATTACGGAATGTAACGAAAATATCGAACCCGAAAGTAGATTATAAATCTATTATTTTATCAACCTTTGCATTTGGCGGATTATTATATGGATTCAGCAGTGCAGGGGAAATGGGTTGGGGAAGTCCTCAAGTATTCATTCCGCTTGGCATTGGCATGATCGTTATGGTCTTCTTTGTCATGCGACAACTTCGGCTGGAGACGCCAATGCTAGAGTTCCGTGTATTTAAGTATAATATGTTTTCACTGACGACCGTGATTAGTGTTGTTGTTACGATGGCCATGTTTGCAGCCATGATTCTCATTCCCATTTATTTGCAGAATATCCGTGGATTTTCTCCATTGGAATCTGGCTTACTCCTACTACCTGGAGCAATCATAGCTGCCATCATGTCGCCAATTACCGGTGCGCTTTTTGACCGAATTGGCGCGAAGCCATTAGCATTAGTCGGACTTGGACTTACGGCAGTGACCACTTTATTATTTGCTAATCTTACAGATGAGACAGGATACTACTTTATGATGTTCGCTTATACGATGCGAATGGTCGGTATATCCATGATCATGATGCCGATTATGACCGCGGGGCTGAACCAGCTGCCAAGGCGCCTATATTCGCACGGTACAGCGATGGCGAATACGCTCAGACAAATGTCTGGCTCCATCGGTACTGCATTTCTGGTAACTGTTATGAGTAGCCAAACAGCCAAACATGTTACTGATTTAATGCCATCAGGAACACCAACCGAATCGCAGTTAGTAAACATTGAAAACCTAGCAACGATTCAAGGAATTAACGATTCATTCATGGTTGCTACCGTCTTTGCGATGATAGGATTTATTTTATCCTTCTTTATCAAAAAAACAAAACCGGTTGAAGAAGATGAAGAATATTACCGAGAAGTTGCTAGTAAAAAAGAACGGAACATGCATGTGACTCGTAAAGTTGGTTATGAAAATAGGTAG
- a CDS encoding MarR family winged helix-turn-helix transcriptional regulator, producing the protein MDNYEKISDIIYSFREVNKFFYRQMWQHANELGVTIVQLQIMKIIDEEANMSLQDLTNKMNVNKSTVSSTVERLVKAGYIKRQQSEKDRRAIVLNLTEIGKEKQLEGHHLFYERLKHLNEISDKDVETLLDLHKLIKEKIQLTGDEKN; encoded by the coding sequence ATGGATAATTACGAAAAAATCAGTGACATTATTTATTCCTTTCGCGAGGTAAATAAATTCTTTTACAGACAGATGTGGCAACACGCAAATGAGTTAGGTGTCACCATTGTTCAGCTGCAAATCATGAAAATAATCGATGAAGAGGCCAATATGAGCCTACAAGATCTCACCAACAAGATGAATGTCAACAAAAGCACCGTCAGCAGCACAGTAGAACGTTTGGTAAAAGCAGGGTATATCAAAAGGCAACAATCTGAAAAAGACAGAAGAGCGATTGTCCTTAACTTGACGGAGATAGGAAAAGAAAAGCAACTAGAGGGGCATCATTTATTTTATGAGCGGCTCAAGCACCTAAATGAGATCAGTGATAAGGATGTAGAAACCTTGCTTGATCTGCATAAATTAATCAAAGAAAAGATTCAACTAACTGGAGATGAGAAGAATTGA
- the spoIIE gene encoding stage II sporulation protein E: MMDSIPRVKPKTLGNEKDNRKWDRFSKKVYAKVSTILLDKGWLYFIVGFLLGRAVILSVVSPFAVAFLATMWFVHKEKAAKSMLAVFAGALSYSITHSIFIALAMILFIFLAGLFKNVKNQQLVVPLFVFISTAVPRVFLYSINGQLSSYEWMLLAVEGMLGTVLVLIFMQSIPLLSPKRYKPTLKNEEIVCMIILIASILTGTIGWEVYGASVEQVFSRYFVLILSFVGGAAIGSTVGVVAGLILSLANVANLYQMSLLAFSGLLGGLLKEGKKPGVAVGLLVGTFLIGIYGSAATLAPSLMESLIAIIFFILTPASWFRSLSRYIPGTEAYTTEQEQYLQKVRNVTARRVEQFSDVFGALSKSFAPSDIQVQDEHETKWETDYFLSQVTEKTCQNCFLKDRCWQRQFDKTYNLMEEMKDDISDGNEPNRKVAREFENYCVKPKKVVEAMKEEVSFFEANRKLKDQVTESKQLVADQLQGVSDVMEDFAKEILKERQHHEEQEMQIIHGLKHMGIDLEKLDIYNLEKGNIDIEMTVSFYNYHGEGPKLIAPVLSDILQEMIVVKQEDISPFPNGYCYLAFGSAKEFVIETGAANAAKGGGLISGDSYTTIELGAGKYAMAISDGMGNGQRAKEESVETLRLLQQILQTGIPEKVAIKSINSILALRTTDEMFATLDLAVIDLHNAYVRFLKIGSTPSFVKRGDKMLKVEASNLPMGIIQEFDVDIVSEQLLSEDLLIMMSDGIFDGPKHVENTDLWVKRKIREMKTEDPQEIADLLLEEVIRTRSGEIGDDMTVLVAKVTKNTPEWAAVPVYQSKAQ, translated from the coding sequence ATGATGGATTCAATTCCAAGAGTAAAACCCAAAACGCTTGGAAACGAAAAGGATAACCGAAAATGGGACAGGTTTTCCAAGAAGGTTTATGCAAAAGTCAGCACAATTTTACTCGATAAGGGGTGGCTCTACTTTATTGTAGGCTTTTTACTGGGACGGGCTGTCATCCTATCTGTCGTTTCTCCTTTTGCGGTGGCATTTCTGGCAACGATGTGGTTTGTACATAAGGAGAAAGCGGCAAAATCGATGCTTGCTGTGTTTGCCGGTGCGTTGAGTTATTCTATAACACATAGTATTTTTATAGCTTTAGCCATGATTTTATTTATTTTCCTGGCAGGCTTGTTTAAAAATGTAAAAAACCAGCAGCTCGTTGTTCCGCTATTTGTTTTTATATCTACAGCGGTGCCTAGGGTTTTTCTCTATTCGATTAATGGTCAGCTTTCATCCTATGAGTGGATGTTGCTAGCTGTTGAGGGTATGCTGGGAACGGTCCTAGTATTAATCTTTATGCAAAGTATTCCTTTATTATCACCAAAAAGATATAAACCTACATTAAAAAATGAAGAAATCGTCTGTATGATTATTCTAATTGCCTCGATTTTGACAGGTACCATAGGTTGGGAAGTTTATGGTGCTTCGGTGGAACAGGTATTCTCACGTTATTTTGTACTAATACTTTCCTTCGTTGGTGGTGCTGCCATTGGTTCAACGGTAGGGGTTGTAGCGGGATTGATTTTATCCTTGGCTAATGTTGCGAATTTATACCAGATGAGCCTTCTTGCCTTTTCCGGATTATTAGGGGGCTTGTTGAAAGAAGGGAAAAAGCCCGGGGTTGCTGTTGGTTTATTAGTGGGAACATTTTTGATAGGAATTTATGGAAGTGCGGCTACATTAGCCCCTTCCCTTATGGAATCACTAATTGCGATCATTTTCTTTATTTTGACCCCTGCAAGCTGGTTTAGAAGTCTATCGCGCTACATTCCTGGTACGGAGGCATACACCACGGAACAAGAACAATACCTGCAAAAAGTACGTAATGTTACGGCAAGAAGAGTGGAACAATTTTCGGATGTGTTTGGCGCCCTGTCCAAAAGCTTTGCACCTTCTGATATACAGGTACAGGATGAACATGAAACAAAATGGGAAACGGATTATTTTTTAAGTCAGGTTACAGAGAAAACATGTCAGAATTGTTTCCTGAAAGATCGTTGCTGGCAGAGGCAATTTGATAAAACATACAATTTAATGGAAGAAATGAAGGATGACATTTCAGATGGGAACGAACCTAATCGTAAAGTGGCTCGTGAATTTGAAAATTACTGTGTGAAACCGAAAAAAGTAGTGGAAGCGATGAAAGAGGAGGTTTCCTTTTTTGAAGCAAATCGAAAGCTAAAGGATCAAGTGACGGAAAGTAAACAGCTAGTTGCAGATCAGCTGCAAGGTGTATCCGATGTCATGGAGGATTTTGCGAAAGAAATTTTAAAGGAAAGGCAACATCACGAGGAACAAGAAATGCAAATTATTCATGGATTAAAGCACATGGGAATTGATTTGGAAAAGCTAGATATCTATAACTTGGAAAAAGGTAATATCGATATTGAAATGACGGTATCGTTTTATAATTATCATGGGGAAGGGCCGAAATTAATTGCCCCGGTGTTGTCTGATATTTTACAAGAAATGATTGTCGTGAAGCAGGAAGACATTTCACCATTTCCAAATGGTTATTGTTACCTCGCATTTGGTTCCGCCAAAGAGTTCGTCATTGAAACCGGCGCGGCGAACGCAGCAAAAGGTGGTGGGCTTATTTCAGGTGACAGTTATACAACAATTGAACTTGGTGCGGGAAAATACGCGATGGCCATCAGTGATGGGATGGGTAACGGGCAACGTGCGAAAGAAGAAAGTGTAGAGACACTACGCCTCTTGCAGCAAATACTGCAAACAGGAATCCCTGAAAAAGTGGCAATTAAGTCGATCAATTCGATACTGGCACTACGAACAACGGATGAAATGTTCGCGACATTGGATCTCGCGGTAATTGATTTGCATAATGCTTACGTGCGATTCTTGAAAATTGGTTCGACACCAAGCTTTGTAAAACGCGGAGACAAAATGCTGAAAGTCGAGGCGAGCAATCTCCCAATGGGCATTATCCAGGAATTTGATGTCGATATCGTGAGTGAGCAATTACTTTCTGAAGATCTGCTTATTATGATGAGTGACGGTATTTTCGATGGGCCAAAACATGTGGAGAATACAGATCTATGGGTGAAGCGGAAAATACGCGAGATGAAGACAGAGGATCCCCAGGAAATAGCTGATCTATTACTGGAAGAGGTGATTCGGACCAGATCCGGAGAAATTGGGGATGATATGACGGTGCTTGTTGCAAAAGTGACGAAGAATACACCCGAATGGGCCGCGGTACCGGTGTATCAGAGCAAGGCACAGTGA
- a CDS encoding VWA domain-containing protein — MKKGTLKQILLITDGCSNQGEDPSATAALANQQGVTVNVIGILDDDQTEQPEGLQEIEDIALSGGGVSQLVYKQALSQTVQMVTKQAMTQTLQGFVNKELKQILGSEQTLEDMEPEKRGEIMEVVEDMGETSDLEVLVLIDTSASMHDKLPTVKEALIDLSISLNARIGRNRFCIFSFPGKRKSIQKVFDWSPELDAVTTVFPKLTSGGITPTGPAIREAMYQFGKKSLLRSFKDEDEPGMEEAGY, encoded by the coding sequence GTGAAGAAAGGTACGTTGAAACAGATTTTATTGATAACGGACGGCTGCTCGAATCAAGGGGAAGATCCTTCGGCAACGGCAGCGCTGGCAAATCAGCAAGGTGTTACGGTGAATGTAATCGGAATTTTGGATGATGATCAGACGGAGCAGCCTGAGGGGCTGCAAGAGATAGAGGATATTGCGTTGTCCGGTGGTGGTGTGAGTCAGTTAGTTTATAAACAGGCTTTATCGCAAACGGTTCAGATGGTGACAAAGCAGGCAATGACGCAAACGCTTCAAGGCTTTGTCAATAAAGAGTTAAAGCAAATTTTAGGCTCGGAGCAAACACTTGAAGATATGGAACCTGAAAAACGCGGTGAGATTATGGAAGTAGTCGAGGATATGGGAGAGACCAGTGATTTGGAAGTACTTGTCTTAATCGACACAAGTGCAAGTATGCATGACAAGCTCCCTACAGTGAAAGAGGCATTAATTGACCTTTCGATAAGCTTAAATGCTCGTATTGGGCGAAACCGTTTCTGTATTTTCAGCTTTCCAGGCAAACGAAAAAGTATTCAAAAAGTGTTTGATTGGTCACCGGAGCTTGATGCAGTGACAACCGTATTTCCGAAGCTGACGAGTGGAGGTATTACGCCAACAGGACCAGCGATACGTGAAGCAATGTATCAATTTGGTAAGAAGAGCTTATTAAGGAGCTTTAAAGATGAAGACGAACCAGGAATGGAAGAGGCAGGGTATTGA
- a CDS encoding protein kinase domain-containing protein: MKTNQEWKRQGIELRPGTTLVGKWHKRRYTIKRKLGAGAIGSVYLCDFGGQPAALKISDKGTSLTVEVNVLKALKKVQARRLGPSLLDVDDWVAPNGLTYSFYVMEYLQGKSLSSFLKKQGNEWTGVFMLQLLEDLEKLHQSGWVFGDLKLDNLLVVHSPPKVRWVDVGGTTQIGRAIKEYTEFYDRGYWGMGTRRAEASYDLFAFVMVFLNLYYPNRFERGPQPEKTLFKKLNDAKALAPYHDSLKKALLGKYQSSAEMKREITSSLYSVQKRSRSKDKASKAPFLIEAGGISVIAFAYYLFSLLLP; encoded by the coding sequence ATGAAGACGAACCAGGAATGGAAGAGGCAGGGTATTGAATTAAGACCCGGAACGACACTAGTCGGAAAATGGCATAAAAGGCGTTACACGATTAAACGTAAACTTGGGGCTGGTGCGATTGGATCGGTATACTTATGTGATTTTGGCGGACAACCTGCTGCGTTAAAAATTAGTGATAAAGGTACATCGCTGACAGTCGAAGTCAATGTATTAAAGGCGTTAAAGAAGGTCCAAGCCCGTCGTCTTGGACCTTCGCTGTTGGATGTGGATGATTGGGTTGCACCAAATGGCCTTACCTATTCCTTCTATGTTATGGAATATTTACAGGGGAAAAGCCTTTCTTCTTTTCTCAAAAAACAGGGTAATGAGTGGACCGGCGTGTTTATGCTTCAGCTACTGGAAGATTTGGAAAAGCTGCACCAGTCGGGGTGGGTTTTTGGTGATTTAAAACTAGACAACCTTCTTGTTGTTCACTCACCGCCAAAAGTGAGATGGGTTGATGTCGGAGGCACCACCCAAATCGGACGGGCAATCAAGGAATACACCGAGTTTTACGACAGAGGCTATTGGGGTATGGGTACAAGGAGAGCGGAGGCAAGCTATGATTTGTTTGCGTTTGTTATGGTATTTTTAAATTTGTATTATCCGAATCGATTTGAAAGAGGCCCACAACCTGAGAAAACATTATTCAAAAAGCTAAACGATGCAAAGGCGCTGGCTCCATACCATGATTCACTTAAAAAGGCATTGCTGGGAAAATACCAGTCCAGTGCTGAGATGAAGCGTGAGATAACGAGTAGCTTATACAGTGTGCAAAAAAGGAGCCGATCCAAAGATAAGGCTAGTAAAGCACCCTTTCTCATCGAAGCAGGGGGGATTTCGGTCATCGCATTTGCCTATTACCTTTTTTCTCTACTTTTGCCGTGA
- the tilS gene encoding tRNA lysidine(34) synthetase TilS, with the protein MEAKMKSSVTAFMKKHQLLTKGATVLVGVSGGPDSMALLHFLCSIRKEWELRLIAISIDHQLRDTESEADLGYVSKMCDRWNVTFIGTSLDVPSYKQEKQVGTQIAARQMRYGFFAEQMEKYEADYLALGHHGDDQVETMLMGLVRSANSSDFSGIPVKRDFVTGCIIRPLLGVTKKEINTYLEASEIIPRIDPTNNETIYTRNFFRKKTIPLLKEKNSNIHTTVQHLSETLGEDEQYLRAQAGKVFNEIVELDEEGTLAAFEIDVFQAQHSALQRRIFHLILNYLYNRLPKDLSYVHEEQFFALLQSDKGNVQIDFPAHLKLEKVYGKLIFNFLPEEAPPSFHKTLEVPGRVDFPDGSTVTAFYNNTYYGQDKHSYFCNKEEIALPLHIRTRLAGDRMHWKGLEGSKKLKDIFIDAKVPKKDRAKWPILTDNNGEILWLIGLKKGQPDSQKSNTSYIQIIYEKGDM; encoded by the coding sequence ATGGAAGCTAAAATGAAATCTAGTGTTACAGCTTTTATGAAAAAACATCAATTACTGACGAAGGGCGCAACGGTATTGGTTGGTGTCTCCGGTGGGCCGGATTCGATGGCTCTACTTCACTTTCTTTGTTCGATACGTAAGGAATGGGAACTGCGTTTGATCGCCATTTCCATCGATCATCAACTCAGAGACACGGAATCTGAGGCCGATTTAGGCTATGTAAGTAAGATGTGTGACAGGTGGAATGTAACGTTTATTGGAACGTCCTTAGATGTCCCATCTTACAAGCAGGAAAAGCAGGTTGGAACGCAAATCGCAGCACGCCAGATGCGCTATGGATTTTTTGCAGAGCAAATGGAAAAATACGAGGCAGATTATTTAGCACTGGGTCACCATGGTGATGATCAAGTTGAAACCATGTTAATGGGGCTCGTTCGTTCCGCTAATTCAAGTGATTTTTCGGGCATCCCAGTGAAAAGGGATTTTGTTACAGGATGCATTATTCGACCATTGCTGGGAGTGACAAAAAAGGAAATTAATACTTACCTAGAAGCGAGTGAGATCATTCCAAGAATAGATCCAACAAATAATGAGACCATCTATACGAGAAATTTTTTCAGGAAAAAAACTATTCCACTACTAAAAGAGAAAAATAGTAATATACATACTACAGTACAGCATTTGAGTGAAACGCTAGGTGAGGATGAGCAGTATTTACGAGCGCAGGCAGGTAAGGTCTTCAATGAGATTGTAGAATTAGACGAAGAAGGCACGCTTGCGGCATTTGAAATCGATGTGTTTCAAGCACAACACTCTGCTTTACAAAGGCGAATATTTCATCTAATATTAAACTATCTGTATAATAGATTACCGAAGGATTTATCTTACGTTCATGAGGAGCAATTTTTCGCGTTATTACAAAGTGATAAAGGCAATGTTCAAATTGACTTTCCTGCCCATTTGAAATTGGAAAAAGTGTATGGGAAGCTAATTTTTAACTTTTTACCAGAAGAAGCCCCACCTTCTTTTCATAAAACGCTGGAAGTACCAGGAAGAGTTGATTTTCCGGATGGTTCCACAGTTACTGCATTTTATAATAATACGTATTACGGACAAGATAAGCATTCCTATTTTTGTAATAAAGAGGAAATTGCTCTACCATTACATATTAGAACACGCTTGGCCGGGGATAGAATGCATTGGAAGGGACTTGAGGGCAGTAAGAAGCTTAAAGATATATTTATCGATGCCAAAGTGCCGAAAAAAGATCGTGCGAAATGGCCGATTTTAACCGATAATAATGGAGAAATCCTATGGTTAATTGGATTAAAAAAAGGACAACCTGATTCTCAGAAAAGTAACACCTCATATATTCAGATAATCTATGAAAAAGGTGACATGTAG
- the hpt gene encoding hypoxanthine phosphoribosyltransferase: protein MHNDIKQVLISEEEIADKCRELGRQLTTEYDGKFPLAVGVLKGAMPFMSDVLRRMETYLEMDFMDVSSYGSGTRSSGEVKIVKDLDAKVEGRDLLIIEDIIDSGLTLKYLVDLFKYRKANSIKIVTLLDKPAGRTAAIKADLVGFEVPNEFVVGYGLDYDERYRNLPYIGILKPGIYSKG from the coding sequence ATGCATAATGATATTAAACAGGTATTAATATCAGAAGAGGAAATTGCGGATAAATGCAGGGAACTAGGGCGCCAGCTTACAACGGAATATGACGGGAAATTTCCATTGGCTGTTGGTGTATTAAAAGGGGCAATGCCATTTATGTCTGACGTACTTCGCCGAATGGAGACATATTTGGAAATGGATTTTATGGATGTATCAAGCTATGGAAGTGGTACACGTTCTTCAGGTGAAGTGAAAATAGTGAAAGATTTGGACGCGAAGGTAGAGGGACGTGATTTATTAATTATCGAGGATATTATCGACAGTGGACTGACCCTAAAATATCTTGTTGATTTATTTAAGTACCGTAAAGCAAATTCAATTAAAATTGTTACATTGCTTGATAAACCGGCCGGGAGAACGGCAGCCATTAAAGCAGATCTTGTTGGGTTCGAAGTTCCGAATGAGTTCGTTGTAGGCTATGGCTTGGATTATGATGAAAGGTATCGTAACTTGCCATACATTGGTATATTAAAGCCAGGAATTTATAGTAAAGGGTAA